In one window of Porites lutea chromosome 8, jaPorLute2.1, whole genome shotgun sequence DNA:
- the LOC140945919 gene encoding uncharacterized protein has product MGCGKSRLQQSDVDSNDNVPVTREVDVVESETEQAKIEAVLEATDMQGSKNRESKLPTFKQAITGKPTVTSRKLPRARKSENGREIELNAWCEKKTKKNAQNIALKPQGDSGDDSEFESEYGRDGVDLTSTHVTNDHETEKLMSNSLGPRSSPDGTNLTNYSEEPNRISALQKVESDETFDPSTLIDIEKFKAANAPTKQTNTSVHDSEGTNEIDVSVTDKNVAEAKNSANYDEFYDDDEKELIASIEKNFVTLSPPVLPGSVI; this is encoded by the exons ATGGGCTGTGGAAAATCAAGACTACAACAAAGTGATGTCGATTCCAACGACAATGTGCCGGTCACTAGAGAAGTCGACGTGGTTGAGAGTGAGACGGAGCAAGCTAAAATCGAAGCAGTACTCGAAGCTACAGACATGCAAGGTTCAAAAAATAGAGAAAGTAAATTGCCTACATTTAAACAGGCCATCACCGGTAAGCCAACTGTGACAAGTCGCAAACTCCCGCGCGCaagaaagtctgaaaatgggAGGGAAATTGAACTTAATGCTTGGTGTGagaagaaaacgaagaaaaatgcCCAAAACATTGCTTTGAAGCCGCAAGGAGACAGCGGGGATGATTCGGAGTTTGAGAGCGAATACGGTCGAGACGGAGTTGATTTGACCTCCACACATGTGACAAATGATCACGAAACAGAGAAATTAATGAGCAACTCGCTGGGTCCAAGATCGTCTCCTGATGGGACAAATCTTACCAACTACAGTGAAGAGCCAAATAGGATATCGGctttgcaaaag GTGGAATCCGACGAGACTTTCGATCCTTCTACTTTAATAGATATTGAAAAATTTAAAGCCGCAAACGCTCCAACAAAACAG acaaATACTTCAGTGCATGATTCAG AAGGTACAAACGAAATTGACGTCTCAGTAACGGATAAGAA TGTGGCAGAGGCTAAAAACTCAGCAAACTACGACGAGTTCTACGATGATGACGAGAAGGAGCTTATCGCCAGCATTGAGAAAAACTTTGTTACATTGTCACCTCCTGTCCTGCCTGGCTCAGTGATTTAA
- the LOC140945900 gene encoding uncharacterized protein produces the protein MAREIEFQDLPESIVLRIFSFTAERRIFNLFRLRRVCKRWLRLSEDPSLWRKIAFPNCDSLCYEVLKRVFSWCGNVRNVDLSNCGRMDDKCFELIADQCPNLEVLDLSGCRLLSDVGLAMLFKCCHRLRCLRITVYKSNVSPNVIEDLINACASLQELRVTCERDEDSNEAEFFFCLNEKVLSAVQMNHNLKKVYFLNSGIDEEVIDVTDRKFDLLEFGLTGCTRLSNDVLSVISYSCPALQLLDVSYCPGIDDEGISIVAQSCQSLLHLIAKGCPCVTYVSIENVAKHCRLLQTLEVSGCELPRPAGNITDVAVQRIAEKCLDLCQLNVKWCQGVTDKGILSIASKCRKLSHLNICGCLGISDASIKMISASCQNLRSLEISECLRITQSSINDILQSCVKLTYLDMQVCSYVNDLEFKSDKAQHLSLGHVDLSYCTKITDRTLKQIGNSCPNLTSLSIAGCHKITDTGVISLSKSCNKLEYFDMSFRGMQTSAHITSESMSALASNCLSLTYLDVIGCLNIS, from the coding sequence ATGGCAAGAGAAATTGAATTTCAAGACCTTCCAGAATCTATTGTTTTGAGAATTTTCAGTTTTACGGCAGAAAGGCGTATTTTTAACTTGTTCAGATTAAGAAGAGTTTGCAAGAGATGGCTTCGGTTGTCAGAAGATCCGAGTTTGTGGAGGAAAATAGCTTTTCCAAACTGTGATAGTCTTTGTTATGAGGTGCTGAAACGAGTTTTTTCTTGGTGTGGAAATGTTAGGAATGTTGACCTTTCAAACTGTGGTCGGATGGATGATAAATGTTTTGAACTTATTGCCGATCAATGTCCCAATTTAGAAGTCCTCGATTTGTCTGGTTGTCGACTACTGAGTGATGTCGGGTTGGCGATGTTATTCAAGTGTTGCCACCGTCTCCGCTGTTTAAGGATCACAGTGTACAAATCAAATGTATCACCAAACGTCATAGAAGATTTGATCAACGCCTGTGCGTCACTCCAAGAACTGAGAGTTACTTGTGAAAGAGACGAAGACTCTAACgaggcagaattttttttctgcttaaaCGAGAAAGTGTTAAGCGCCGTACAAATGAACCACAACTTGAAAAAGGTTTATTTCCTGAATTCAGGAATTGATGAAGAAGTGATTGATGTAACCGACCGCAAGTTTGATTTGCTGGAATTTGGGCTTACAGGCTGTACGAGACTGAGTAATGATGTTTTATCTGTTATCAGTTACTCTTGTCCTGCTCTCCAACTCCTGGATGTTTCTTACTGTCCAGGTATTGACGATGAAGGTATTTCCATTGTTGCTCAGTCTTGCCAAAGTCTACTGCATCTTATTGCCAAAGGATGTCCTTGTGTCACTTATGTGTCAATAGAAAATGTAGCAAAACACTGCAGACTGCTTCAGACTTTGGAAGTTTCAGGTTGTGAATTGCCAAGACCTGCAGGCAATATTACTGATGTTGCAGTGCAAAGAATTGCTGAGAAATGTTTGGATTTATGCCAGTTAAATGTTAAATGGTGCCAAGGTGTTACTGACAAGGGTATTCTTTCAATTGCATCAAAGTGCAGAAAGTTGTCTCATCTTAACATCTGCGGCTGTCTTGGGATTTCTGATGCATCTATTAAAATGATTTCAGCATCCTGCCAAAACCTAAGGAGTTTGGAGATCTCAGAATGTTTGCGCATCACACAGAGTAGCATAAATGACATCTTGCAAAGCTGTGTCAAACTTACATATCTCGACATGCAAGTTTGCTCGTATGTTAACGACCTTGAGTTTAAATCAGACAAAGCCCAGCACCTCTCCCTTGGCCATGTGGATCTGTCTTACTGCACCAAGATAACAGACAGAACTTTGAAACAAATTGGAAACTCCTGCCCAAATCTGACTTCCTTAAGCATTGCTGGATGTCATAAAATTACCGATACTGGGGTTATCAGTCTTTCAAAAAGTTGCAATAAGCTGGAGTATTTTGATATGTCATTCAGGGGAATGCAGACATCTGCTCATATCACCAGTGAATCCATGAGTGCTCTTGCATCAAATTGTTTAAGCTTGACTTATTTAGATGTCATAGGATGCCTAAATATCAGCTAG
- the LOC140945910 gene encoding melatonin receptor type 1A-like, with protein sequence MADTLGNRSFFLTSVEVFFLVILNVLSLTGNIMVCIAVYKNTRLRRTTSLYIIALAVSDLMSAVFVMPFALGVLITGEWVYGRAICFFHSFFGGFVVYVSPVTMGLTAFDRYMRICKSEQQYKKIFSPRKSQTWMACVWFFIACYSTIPKLAGLQDYEFIPGYATCLVAHLSESGKIIHYTIVISLFLLTPLITTIFSYIKVAKMIRQHNAAMSSTIHRGATGSNITVQELKLSKSLFVVVFAFMVCWIPFWVIVVVKRFHVVEKMPRNIELLSSFFIYLSNTINPFIYAGMNPIFKSEFKKMFCCERRFFNRINPQHYESNTAEAKRSTRTAALQLGTTSTR encoded by the coding sequence ATGGCGGATACTCTAGGCAATCGCAGTTTCTTTTTAACAAGCGTGGAAGTCTTCTTTCTTGTGATCTTAAACGTTCTATCGTTAACCGGGAACATAATGGTGTGCATTGCAGTTTACAAGAACACACGACTACGCAGAACCACAAGCCTGTATATCATCGCACTTGCTGTGAGTGATTTGATGTCCGCTGTATTTGTCATGCCTTTTGCATTGGGTGTGCTTATAACAGGCGAATGGGTTTATGGCCGAGCGATCTGCTTCTTTCATTCCTTTTTCGGTGGATTTGTGGTGTACGTATCACCCGTCACTATGGGTTTAACAGCGTTTGACAGGTATATGAGGATTTGTAAGTCTGAGCAGCAAtacaagaaaattttttcaCCGAGGAAGTCACAAACCTGGATGGCATGTGTATGGTTCTTCATTGCTTGCTACAGTACAATTCCTAAGTTAGCTGGTCTCCAAGATTATGAGTTCATTCCAGGATATGCCACTTGCCTTGTAGCTCATCTCAGTGAAAGTGGAAAAATCATTCACTATACTATTGTCATCAGTTTGTTCCTCTTAACACCGTTAATAACAACAATATTCAGCTACATAAAGGTTGCAAAGATGATCCGACAGCACAATGCCGCTATGTCATCTACGATTCACAGGGGCGCAACAGGCTCAAACATCACCGTGCAAGAACTGAAGCTGAGTAAGTCTCTCTTTGTGGTTGTGTTCGCGTTCATGGTATGCTGGATCCCATTTTGGGTGATCGTTGTTGTAAAGCGCTTCCATGTCGTTGAGAAGATGCCACGAAATATTGAACTCCTTTCTAGTTTCTTTATTTATCTGTCAAATACAATAAATCCTTTTATATACGCAGGGATGAATCCTatctttaaaagtgaattcaaaaaaatgttttgctgtgAGCGAAGGTTCTTCAACCGGATAAACCCACAGCATTATGAATCAAATACCGCAGAAGCCAAGAGATCGACACGCACAGCAGCGCTTCAGTTAGGTACTACTTCTACAAGGTAG